TACCAGCGCCGCTCGCTGGGGGCCCTGGTGAAGGAGCACTTCCGGGATTCGTATAAGGAGCTGGTATCCTTTTTTGCGAAGGAGGAAAAGATCAGCGCCGCCGATTTGCAGGACATTCTCCGCCTCATCGAGGGCGGCGATAAAAAGGCCGAGTAGCCATGCCGTCCGCGCCCCTGCTCTACCTGCTCAAGGCCCACGCGGTGCTGCTGCTGTTCGCGGCGGCGTACTTCGGGCTGCTGCGCCCGCTCACGTTTTTCGCCCTGAACCGGGCGTACCTGGCGTTTGCGCTGCTCTTTGCCGCCGCCTACCCGGCCCTGCCGATGCCAGCGCTGTGGCCAGCCGCCGCGCCCGCGCCCGCCGTGGCCTGGGTACTGGCCGAGCTGCCCGCCGGGGCCCCCGCGGCGGCACTTCCCGCCCCGGGGCCCGACTGGCCGGCGTGGCTGCTGGCCGCCTACGCGGCCGGGGTGGCGCTGCTGCTGGGCCGCCTAGTGGTGCAGCTGCTGTCGCTGGCGCGGCTGCACCGGGCGGCCCGGCCCGCCGGGGCCCCCGGCGGCGTGGCGTACCGGCAACTGGCCGGCGGGGGCGGCCCATTTTCCTTCGGCCGCACCATCTACTTGCCGGCGCCGCACCCGGCCCCCGCCGAGCTGGCCGCGGTGCTGGCCCACGAGCAGGCCCATGTGCGCCAGGCCCACACCCTCGACGTGCTGCTGGCGCACGTGGCCACGGCCGTGTTTTGGCTGAACCCGGCGGTGTGGCTGCTGCGCCGCGCCCTGCTCGACAACCTCGAATACCTAGCCGACGCGGCCACCCTGCGCACCGGCCTCGACCGCCGTGCCTACCAGTACAGCCTGCTCCGGTTGGGCCCCGCCGCGGGCAGCCCTGCCTTGGTGTCGCCCTTCTCGCTTTCCACCCTCAAAAACCGCATTCTGATGATGAACCAGCCCGTTTCCAATCGTTTGCAGCTGCTGCGCTACGCCCTGGCGGGGCCCCTGGTGGTGGCCGCCGCGCTGGCCTATTCGGCCGCCCACGCGCAGCCCGCCCCGAATCCAGCCACTCCGGCTGATGAGTCGTTCGCCATCACCAACAATGCCGGTACCACGGTGCTGAAGCTAGCCGGCCCGGCCGCGTACTACGTTGATGGCCAGGCGAGCAGCTACGCTACCATCTCCCAAGTGAACCCAGCCGCCGTGGCCAGCGTGCGCGTAGTGCCCGCCAGGCAGGCGCGCCCGCTGCTAGGAGCCAACAAAAGTGCCTACGTCATCACTACCGAGGCCAAAAAGGCGGAGCCCGCCGTGGTGGCCTTCAACGAAAAAGTGCGGCGCGTGGCCCCGAACCGTATGGGAATTGACGGCCAGGGTGTGGGAACGCTAACGCGCAACGGGGGCCCCGAGCCAACCCCTGTCGCGCAAGTGCAAGCAAAGCCCACAGCCCCTAAGCAACCCGTTTACTACGTCGACGGTAAACTGGTTGGCAGCGAGTTAAACAGTGCCGTAAAGCCAACGGATATTGCCAGCATCGATGTGCTGAAGGGGGCACAGGCTAACGATTTTCTCGGTAGTAATCCCGGAGCGGATGGTGTGATCCTCATCACTACTAAAGCCGGCGAGCATTTACCGGAGGTAATGGCGTTCAATGCCAAAGTGCAGCGCCAAGTGCCGGTGTACGCATCCATTGCTCCTGCGAATGCCACGGTGGCGGGCCCCGCCCAAACGGCCCCGTCCGCCGGCCGCGAAGTATCTATCAGCTACGTGGCGGCGCCGGCGCTGGCCTACATCACCAAGAATTACCCCGACAGCCGGATTACGGGCGTGATGGAGACGAAAAACGCTAAAACGGGCCATCTCAATTACCGAGTGGAGGTGACGAAGGGCCGCCGGCCACAGTATGCAGTGTTTGACACCCAAGGCCAGCCCGTGACCGAGTAATTTACAATTTCTCCTTTTCCCATTTCCACCCACGCAACTTATTCATTCCCATGCATAACCAACTCATTTTCGCCTGTTCGTTGAGCTTACGCCGTGCCCTGGTGGGGCCCCTGGCTGTGGCGCTGGCCTTGGGCGCCGCCGGGGCCCACGCCCAAACCGTGACGCCCACGGTGGTGGCCAACGAACCCAAAAAGCCGCTGCCGGCCGACGTCGTGTACTACGTGGACGGCAAGCTGGCGGCCCCCGACGCCCTCAGCGCCATGAATCCGGGTGATATTGGTTACATCAACGTGCTAAAGGGCAAGCAAGCCGAGGAATTGACCGGCAAGGCCACGGGCAGCGGCGTAATCCTCATCACCACCAAAAGCATGGAGGGCTCACCAGAAGTGCTGGCTTTCAACAAGAAGCATAATATTGTATTCACGGCTGCTTCACCGGCTCATACCGCTGCCGAAGCAGCCGTGCGTGAATACATCAAGCAGACGTACCCCAACGCCAAGTTGAATTCCATCTACGAGGATAAAAAACAAGCTGGGTATTACGCCGCAGAATTTGAAAACGGTGGCAAAACGTACAAGCTGTACTTCAACGCCCAAGGCCAGCCGGTGGCCCAGTAGGGCCCCTAGCCGGCCAAAATGCGGGCCGTAACGAGCAGCTGGCCCACGTGGCGCTGGGTGTGCTCGGCGGCGTGCACCAGCAGGCCGATGACGGTGGACGGCAGGGCGGCGCGGCCCACCGGGCGGTAGTCGGTCAGCGTGTTTTCGGGGGTAAGGTGCAGCTGGGCCAGGGCCTGCTGCACTTTATCCCCGAAGGCTTTTTGCAGCGCTGCTACTTGCGCAGCAGGAGCCCCGGCATCGGGCGCGGGGTGGCCTTCGGCGGCCAGGTAGGTGAGCTGGGCGGG
This genomic stretch from Hymenobacter sp. PAMC 26628 harbors:
- a CDS encoding M56 family metallopeptidase, which gives rise to MPSAPLLYLLKAHAVLLLFAAAYFGLLRPLTFFALNRAYLAFALLFAAAYPALPMPALWPAAAPAPAVAWVLAELPAGAPAAALPAPGPDWPAWLLAAYAAGVALLLGRLVVQLLSLARLHRAARPAGAPGGVAYRQLAGGGGPFSFGRTIYLPAPHPAPAELAAVLAHEQAHVRQAHTLDVLLAHVATAVFWLNPAVWLLRRALLDNLEYLADAATLRTGLDRRAYQYSLLRLGPAAGSPALVSPFSLSTLKNRILMMNQPVSNRLQLLRYALAGPLVVAAALAYSAAHAQPAPNPATPADESFAITNNAGTTVLKLAGPAAYYVDGQASSYATISQVNPAAVASVRVVPARQARPLLGANKSAYVITTEAKKAEPAVVAFNEKVRRVAPNRMGIDGQGVGTLTRNGGPEPTPVAQVQAKPTAPKQPVYYVDGKLVGSELNSAVKPTDIASIDVLKGAQANDFLGSNPGADGVILITTKAGEHLPEVMAFNAKVQRQVPVYASIAPANATVAGPAQTAPSAGREVSISYVAAPALAYITKNYPDSRITGVMETKNAKTGHLNYRVEVTKGRRPQYAVFDTQGQPVTE
- a CDS encoding DinB family protein translates to MPDTLPEVWLRGPLPAVPPLLQPVAHALLQAQADVAAALAPFPAAQLWARPAGVASVGFHLQHLAGVLDRMLTYAQYQPLSPAQLTYLAAEGHPAPDAGAPAAQVAALQKAFGDKVQQALAQLHLTPENTLTDYRPVGRAALPSTVIGLLVHAAEHTQRHVGQLLVTARILAG